Proteins co-encoded in one Lasioglossum baleicum chromosome 3, iyLasBale1, whole genome shotgun sequence genomic window:
- the LOC143221999 gene encoding outer dynein arm-docking complex subunit 4-like isoform X1, with the protein MGTKDIKQSLKMKQKEDRNMQLPEDTEPTAMLALGLREMRIGDVMVAMNCINKALNLEPNDRNALIARSKCHLLLGESQKALQDAENALKYKMESANMAKAIYCKAEALYHLGDYEMSLVYYYRGMKIRPEYGQFRLGVQKSKDAIKKVLHKDSTINV; encoded by the exons ATGGGCACCAAGGACATCAAGCAATCGTTAAAGATGAAGCAAAAGGAAGATCGGAATATGCAACTTCCAGAGGACACTGAACCGACCGCCATGCTTGCCTTAGGATTGCGCGAAATGCGCATCGGCGATGTTATGGTCGCCATGAATTGTATCAATAAG GCACTGAATCTTGAACCAAACGACAGAAATGCATTAATAGCCCGGAGTAAGTGTCACCTGTTATTGGGAGAATCTCAGAAAGCGTTACAGGATGCTGAAAACGCACTGAAATATAAAATGGAAAGCGCCAATATGGCTAAAGCAATATACTGTAAAGCAGAAGCCTTGTATCATTTGGGCGATTACGAGATGAGTCTTGTCTACTATTATCGAGGCATGAAAATTCGTCCAGAATATGGACAATTTCGTCTTGGAGTTCAGAAGTCGAAAGACGCGATAAAAAAAGTATTACACAAGGATTCGACTATTAACGTGTGA